A section of the Streptomyces xinghaiensis S187 genome encodes:
- a CDS encoding PH domain-containing protein: MTSPDTPSSPQPETGPGYADRVYRSGSALAGGVLLLGLAGWLGIDAMIRGEGRTPWFALAGLLLAVPLVVAFTFRPAVFAGEDRMRVRNPFRTITLPWGAVEGVRAGYSSEVFAEGRTFQLWAIPVSLRARKKTARRSARSAAADDVRGASPAGAGPDRAPADEAVAELAELAERYARRETAQGTAEVRWAYEVLAPAAAGAVLLAVVALLG; this comes from the coding sequence ATGACGAGCCCGGACACCCCCTCCTCCCCGCAGCCCGAGACCGGCCCGGGGTACGCCGACCGCGTCTACCGCTCCGGCTCCGCACTGGCCGGCGGCGTGCTGCTGCTCGGACTCGCCGGCTGGCTCGGCATCGACGCGATGATCCGCGGCGAGGGACGCACCCCCTGGTTCGCGCTGGCCGGGCTGCTGCTCGCGGTGCCGCTCGTCGTCGCCTTCACCTTCCGGCCCGCCGTGTTCGCCGGTGAGGACCGGATGCGGGTGCGCAACCCGTTCCGCACCATCACGCTGCCCTGGGGCGCGGTCGAGGGTGTGCGCGCGGGCTACTCCAGCGAAGTCTTCGCGGAGGGACGGACGTTCCAGCTGTGGGCGATCCCGGTGTCGCTGCGGGCGCGGAAGAAGACCGCCCGGCGCAGCGCCCGGAGCGCCGCCGCCGACGACGTCCGCGGAGCCTCGCCCGCCGGGGCGGGGCCGGACCGGGCCCCCGCCGACGAGGCCGTGGCCGAACTCGCGGAACTGGCCGAGCGGTACGCGCGCCGGGAGACGGCGCAGGGGACGGCCGAGGTGCGCTGGGCCTACGAGGTGCTGGCCCCGGCGGCGGCGGGGGCCGTGCTGCTGGCGGTCGTCGCGCTGCTGGGCTGA
- the deoC gene encoding deoxyribose-phosphate aldolase, whose translation MLPKPVVPAYGSEAPERLASMADVTASDAALRRFLHGLPGVDAVGLQARAAALGTRSIKTTAKAYAIDLAISMIDLTTLEGADTPGKVRALCAKGARPDPLDRTVPRVAAICVYPDMAATAKAALREAGAPEINVASVATAFPAGRAALPVKLADTRDAVAAGADEIDMVIDRGAFLSGRYLQVFEEIRRVKEVCRRDDGTAAHLKVIFETGELQTYDNVRRASWLAMLAGADFIKTSTGKVAVNATPPVTLLMLEAVRDFRAAVGVQVGVKPAGGIRTTKDAVKYLVMVNETLGEEWLTADWFRFGASSLLNDLLMQRQKLSTGRYSGPDYVTVD comes from the coding sequence ATGCTTCCCAAGCCCGTAGTACCCGCGTACGGCAGCGAGGCCCCGGAGCGTCTGGCGTCGATGGCGGACGTCACCGCCTCCGACGCCGCGCTGCGCCGTTTCCTGCACGGCCTGCCGGGTGTCGACGCCGTCGGCCTGCAGGCCCGCGCGGCGGCCCTCGGCACCCGCTCGATCAAGACCACGGCCAAGGCGTACGCCATCGACCTGGCCATCTCCATGATTGACCTGACGACCCTGGAGGGCGCGGACACCCCGGGCAAGGTCCGGGCGCTGTGCGCCAAGGGGGCGCGTCCCGACCCGCTGGACCGCACCGTCCCGAGGGTCGCGGCGATCTGCGTCTACCCGGACATGGCGGCCACCGCCAAGGCGGCGCTGCGCGAGGCCGGGGCCCCGGAGATCAACGTGGCCTCCGTCGCCACCGCCTTCCCGGCCGGCCGGGCCGCGCTGCCCGTCAAGCTGGCCGACACCCGGGACGCGGTGGCGGCCGGCGCGGACGAGATCGACATGGTGATCGACCGCGGCGCCTTCCTCTCCGGCCGCTACCTCCAGGTGTTCGAGGAGATCCGGCGGGTCAAGGAGGTCTGCCGGCGTGACGACGGCACCGCCGCCCACCTCAAGGTGATCTTCGAGACGGGCGAGCTGCAGACCTACGACAACGTGCGCCGGGCCTCCTGGCTCGCGATGCTCGCGGGCGCCGACTTCATCAAGACGTCCACCGGCAAGGTCGCCGTCAACGCCACCCCGCCCGTCACCCTGCTCATGCTGGAGGCCGTGCGCGACTTCCGCGCGGCCGTCGGGGTGCAGGTCGGGGTGAAGCCCGCGGGCGGCATCCGGACCACCAAGGACGCCGTCAAGTACCTGGTGATGGTCAACGAGACGCTCGGCGAGGAGTGGCTGACCGCGGACTGGTTCCGCTTCGGCGCCTCCAGTCTCCTCAACGACCTGCTGATGCAGCGCCAGAAGCTGAGCACCGGGCGCTACTCCGGTCCCGACTACGTGACGGTGGACTGA